In the genome of uncultured Trichococcus sp., the window CTTAACAAGGCCAATTAATAAATTACTGAACATCGGTAAAGAGATAGGGATTGCTTGCGGCAACAGAACCCGGCGAATCGTTTGAAAGTCGGTCATGCCCATCGATTTGGCTGCATCGAACTGGCCTTTTTTGATAGCCGCAAAGGCCCCGCGAAATATCTCGCTGCTGTTGATCGTGGCCAATAGCGTCAATGCGGAAATGGCGATCCATACCATGTTGAAATCCCTGAACCGAAGCGACCAATTCATGGATTCCGACCAAACATCAAACTGTTTGGAAGCGACCAGGTACAGAGCGAGAATGATCAATACCATCGGAATACCTTTCAACAAAGTGACTACCACTTGGAAAAACTGGCTCAGTCCTTTGATCCGGTAAAGCCGGATCAGCGCTATCCCTAACCCTAAAATAACGCCGATGACTATCGCTGTGATGGCCATGAATAATGTTGTGCCAATGTATTGGCTTGCTACTTTCAATGATTGGATCATCACCTCAAATTTGAAACTCATGGCCCTCATCCTTTCTTATTCTGGAACGTAATCACCATCTAAGTATTCTTCGGAAAGTTCTTTAATGGTTCCATCCGCTTTTAATTCCTCTAACGCTGTGTTCACGGCATCGATGAAGGCTTGATCGGCTTCTTTATTGAAGAGCAGGTAAGCATCCGAATTATGCACTGGTTCGCTGCCGATCGCTAAATTTTCGCTGAAGGATTTGTTCCAGTTGTCGACTTGATATTTCGGCGCTAAACTCGCATCCACAGCTCCGGAGGTAATCGCCTGCACGATCTGTTCATTATTGTATTCGCCATAAACCAATTCAAAAGCATCGGGATTTTCTTCTAAATAGGTTTCAGCCATCGCTGCCTGGTTCGTTGCGGTTGTGGCGTAGACTTTTTTGCCGGCAAGATCGTCGAAGGACTCATAAACCGCTCCTGCATCCGGATCTGAAACGATGTACGTATCCCACACTACGTAACCGACATCCCCATAGACGAATTTTTCTTGGCGTTCTGCGTTCACTTCATATTCATAGGCCGCCATCTCAACTTTGCCGCTCTCCAGATTCGACAAAGTTGTCGGGAAGTCCGCTCCTTCAAATGTGAACGTGTACTCCGTCAGTTTTTCATCAATGGCTTTCACTACAGCGACATCATAGCCATCGTATTCGCCATTTTCGTCCAAATAAGCGTATGGCAGAGCTTCATTCCCTGTACCTACTTTAATCTCTGTCGCGCCGCTATCTGCTGCACTCTCGGTTTCAGCAGAGCCGCTACCGCACCCAGCCAAGATAACCCCTGCCATCAATAAACTTGCTCCAAAACCCACTGTTGATTTTTTCATAATAACTCCTCCTTCAAATTTGTCTCGATTTTTTGAACCTTTTTGATTTGAACCTCTTTATTTTTAAATAGTAATAACTTTGATAGTTGAAACGACGACTTTTTCGCCTCTGTGAAATTCATCCGTTTCTCCAACACGTCAAAGACTCTTTCAAGAATAACGCTCAACGTAATGAACAGAATTGCCGCGCCTACATAGCCTTCTAACGTGTGGTAGGTCACGGCACCAATAGCCCGCGCTTTTCCTACCACATCCACGATCCCGATCGTAAATGCCAACGATGTATCCTGCAGCAAAGCGACGGTCGTGGTACCGAATGATGGTAATGCCACGAGCACAACTTGCGGAAGAATGACACGCAGGTACATTTGCGACTTGGTCAGCCCGCAAGCAATGCTTGCTTCTTTCTGAGTGACGGGTACACTCAGGATTGCGGCCCGGATGGTTTCTGATTGAAACGCCGCGGTATTCAATCCGTACGTAATGTAGATGAAAATAATTTTGTCCCATGATGACACATCAATTTGGATCGCCTGTAAGAGGCTGGGCACACCGTAATAAACGATGTATAACTGGACAAGAATCGGTGTCCCGCGAATGAAGGAAACAAATACTGCGGCTATCTGATTCAGTATCGGTATTTTTTCCACCCGGATGAACGCAATAAAACTTCCCAACACCAAGCCTACAAGAGTCGCAATGCCTACAATCAACAAGGTCACGGGCAACGCACTGAGAATTTTAGGTAAATATTCCCATACTAGATCCCAACTAAAGAAACTTGACATTTTATTCCCTCCTCCCACATTTCGTTAAATTCATTGCTTTCTGAATTTCCAATAGAATACATCACCATCCGCTGCTTCCACAATATGTAGCGGCTTCTTGATACTTTTATTCGTAAATATCGTGCTTTTGATTATGAAAATAAAAAATGAAGCGTAACCATGGTTATTTTATTTTGCGGGGGAAGAGGGTTGGATTCATCCGGAACAAAGGATTCTTGCCATTCTCCGGTTGAGTGGGCTCTCGTCGGAGATAAGGGCCCATCTACAGTTGTTTCCTCCGGCGAAGCGGCCCTCATCGGAGGTGGTAGCCCATTATCGGTGTTGTCCTCCGGCCGACCGATCCCTAGCCGGAGGTGGTGTACTTTTCGAGGTCTCCGGTGATAAAGCACCACCGTCCGTAAAACGCAAAAAAACCACAAACGTCGGTACATCAACGTTTGCGGTTCTATATTTGTGTATTAACCTACTGACCCTTCCATTTCATGCAGAAACGTTCCGGGTTAACCTACTTAATCTTGCGTTAGCATGCTTAAGCTTTAATAGATATTCGCATAACCCAAAACAGCCTGTGGCTACTTGGAAATGGAACTCAAAATGGAATTCACTTTTTTGCCCGTCAGCGCGAGAGAAGCTAATAAAAACTTCCCCATGCAGTTCCGTTTTCTCTACAAACCATATAACGATCGTGCCCGCTATAAGATTTGTAATGGATCCAGACATAACGGCCATCGTTGAAATAACTATCATAACGGACCCTTTCGCCGGCGCTATACGTTGCCACGATCCCGGCTGACGTGTTCGGCGCGTTGCGGACGTTTATCGCGAAGTTCGGTGAGAACGTGCCGCTTTCAGCAACCCACTTGCTCGCCGGCTTCGGTGGAGCAGGGGTTGGCGTAGGTGCCGGAGTAACCGGTGTGATGGTGTTTTCCAGCCCGTTCGTGATGTCCTTTGCAAATTGAGCATTACTTATGCCCCAGCTATTTAAATAACCATATGGGTCGGTGTGCGTTGTGTTGCCCAGATTTTTAGTCACCCACAAGTGCGTCTTGATGCCCTTACCTGTCGTGTCCAACGTCTGCGGAATACCGCACTCTGCAG includes:
- a CDS encoding amino acid ABC transporter permease, encoding MSFKFEVMIQSLKVASQYIGTTLFMAITAIVIGVILGLGIALIRLYRIKGLSQFFQVVVTLLKGIPMVLIILALYLVASKQFDVWSESMNWSLRFRDFNMVWIAISALTLLATINSSEIFRGAFAAIKKGQFDAAKSMGMTDFQTIRRVLLPQAIPISLPMFSNLLIGLVKASSLASMVSVVDVFAAAKITAQQNYRFLEAYVAVAVIYWGISLVIEKGAQILEQRMTRKLRRAIL
- a CDS encoding transporter substrate-binding domain-containing protein, encoding MKKSTVGFGASLLMAGVILAGCGSGSAETESAADSGATEIKVGTGNEALPYAYLDENGEYDGYDVAVVKAIDEKLTEYTFTFEGADFPTTLSNLESGKVEMAAYEYEVNAERQEKFVYGDVGYVVWDTYIVSDPDAGAVYESFDDLAGKKVYATTATNQAAMAETYLEENPDAFELVYGEYNNEQIVQAITSGAVDASLAPKYQVDNWNKSFSENLAIGSEPVHNSDAYLLFNKEADQAFIDAVNTALEELKADGTIKELSEEYLDGDYVPE
- a CDS encoding amino acid ABC transporter permease, with the translated sequence MSSFFSWDLVWEYLPKILSALPVTLLIVGIATLVGLVLGSFIAFIRVEKIPILNQIAAVFVSFIRGTPILVQLYIVYYGVPSLLQAIQIDVSSWDKIIFIYITYGLNTAAFQSETIRAAILSVPVTQKEASIACGLTKSQMYLRVILPQVVLVALPSFGTTTVALLQDTSLAFTIGIVDVVGKARAIGAVTYHTLEGYVGAAILFITLSVILERVFDVLEKRMNFTEAKKSSFQLSKLLLFKNKEVQIKKVQKIETNLKEELL
- a CDS encoding SH3 domain-containing protein; the encoded protein is MAYQIDYRIIDYTGRKTDANNYVIAHESGNPNNVGPNSLENEVKYMQSQAAKGGAFTSHWVGSGGKIIQIAPVGKIQYGAGGVANPKSFAQVELARTNDAATFKKDYAAYVWLLRMLAAECGIPQTLDTTGKGIKTHLWVTKNLGNTTHTDPYGYLNSWGISNAQFAKDITNGLENTITPVTPAPTPTPAPPKPASKWVAESGTFSPNFAINVRNAPNTSAGIVATYSAGERVRYDSYFNDGRYVWIHYKSYSGHDRYMVCRENGTAWGSFY